The proteins below come from a single Macaca fascicularis isolate 582-1 chromosome 9, T2T-MFA8v1.1 genomic window:
- the LOC102132234 gene encoding LOW QUALITY PROTEIN: golgin subfamily A member 2-like (The sequence of the model RefSeq protein was modified relative to this genomic sequence to represent the inferred CDS: inserted 2 bases in 1 codon; substituted 1 base at 1 genomic stop codon) translates to MGAPSAKGKWGAGVPRPHLEGPQSTECSTALLLLPSLLQDGVLPRRQHGHFLLLLCVVVRGSLGLSQLLWNSPGSPDRNFSLFTIQSSSHCEAVLERQLQQSIKARAQLEAHTTQIRESLKQAQLERDEYAQHLKGERARWQQRVWKMSEEVCTLKEEKKHDTHRVQELEGSLAELPPPEPPAGPSVVEQHLQAEAEHMRKELESLAGQLQAQVQNSQGLSHLNWEQKETRLLEQERLWEREERLREREERLLELEQKARLWEEQAETRMQTFQNRTPINCALSQNQELHEQLAEPQSSFEELNNQNKSALQLQQQVKELQEKLSKLKERVKLKNQEAQSLQQQGDQFLGHLQQYVAACQQLVSEKEALRRQLLLQTQLMDQLQQHEAQGKVVAEMARRKLQETQERLEATSRQNQQLQAQLSLTALPGQGTGDCSEEEEDNEEEEVPRPMLSILEDLESREVMVAFFNSTGASAQEKQAQLCGQLKEQRVWCQCLTHLVALAQKEPKAVAPAPGTEGESVCGQTHQALQGAMEKLQSGFMDLLKEKADVKERVEKLELRFVHLARKTDTIRKYITTXESQRAVPKMQHQEGDIIRLAQDKEEMKVKLLELQDLVLRLGGNHNEGHGKFLAAAQNPADDCAPGAQAPRSLGLLTSSRVSRADSLEPAPGVAREVCPHDDPTAQQLMQLLPEMQDPQEHPDLDSNPFMPFFXQAAKNRELNITII, encoded by the exons ATGGGGGCCCCTAGTGCCAAGGGCAAATGGGGAGCTGGGGTGCCCAGGCCTCACCTGGAGGGACCCCAGAGCACAGAGTGCAGCACGGCTCTTCTGTTACTGCCCTCTTTGCTGCAGGATGGAGTCCTGCCCAGAAGGCAGCATGGCCATTTCTTGCTGCTTTTGTGTGTGGTTGTTAGAGGCAGCCTGGGGCTGAGTCAACTGCTGTGG AACAGCCCGGGCTCCCCAGACAGAAACTTCTCACTCTTCACCATCCAGTCCTCAAGCCACTGTGAAGCAGTCCTCGAGCGGCAGTTACAGCAGTCCATAAAGGCACGGGCACAGCTGGAAGCACACACGACACAG ATAAGGGAATCGCTTAAACAAGCCCAGCTAGAGAGAGATGAATATGCTCAACATCTAAAAGGAGAGAGGGCCCGGTGGCAGCAGAGAGTATGGAAAATGTCAGAGGAG GTTTGCACattgaaggaggagaagaaacatGACACGCATCGGGTACAGGAGCTGGAGGGGAGCTTGGCCGAACTC CCACCCCCGGAGCCCCCAGCAGGGCCCTCTGTGGTGGAACAGCACCTACAAGCTGAGGCCGAGCACATGAGGAAGGAGCTGGAGAGTCTGGCAGGACAGCTCCAGGCTCAGGTGCAAAACAGTCAAGGCTTGAGTCACCTGAACTGGGAGCAGAAGGAGACTCGGCTGCTGGAACAGGAAAGGCTGTGGGAGCGGGAGGAGAGGCTGCGGGAGCGGGAGGAGAGgctgctggagctggagcagaaAGCCAGGCTCTGGGAGGAGCAGGCAGAGACACGCATGCAAACCTTTCAGAATCGCACCCCCATCAACTGCGCACTCTCTCAGAACCAAGAGCTCCATGAGCAGCTGGCTGAGCCACAGAGCAGCTTTGAGGAGCTG AACAACCAGAATAAGAGTGCACTGCAGTTGCAGCAGCAAGTAAAGGAGCTGCAGGAGAAGCTGAGCAAGCTGAAGGAGAGG GTGAAGTTGAAGAACCAAGAGGCTCAGAGTCTGCAGCAGCAGGGAGACCAGTTCCTGGGTCACCTGCAGCAGTATGTGGCTGCCTGTCAGCAGCTGGTCTCTGAGAAGGAGGCGCTGCGCAGGCAGTTACTGCTGCAGACCCAGCTCATGGACCAGCTGCAGCAGCATGAAGCTCAGGGCAAAGTGGTGGCTGAGATGGCCCGCCGAAAGTTGCAGGAGACCC AGGAGCGCCTGGAAGCTACCAGCCGGCAGAACCAGCAGCTTCAGGCTCAGTTGAGCCTCACGGCACTCCCTGGGCAAGGTACAGGAGACTGctcagaggaagagga GGACAATGAGGAAGAGGAGGTGCCTCGGCCCATGCTGAGCATCCTGGAGGACCTGGAGAGCCGGGAGGTAATG GTGGCATTTTTCAACTCCACTGGAGCCAGTGCCCAGGAGAAACAGGCACAGCTATGCGGGCAGCTGAAGGAGCAAAGGGTGTGGTGCCAGTGCCTGACTCACCTTGTGGCCTTGGCCCAGAAGGAGCCCAAGGCAGTGGCCCCAGCTCCAGGGACTGAGGGTGAGTCTGTGTGTGGGCAGACCCACCAGGCCCTGCAGGGGGCCATGGAGAAGCTGCAG AGTGGCTTTATGGACCTCCTGAAGGAGAAGGCGGACGTGAAGGAGCGGGTGGAGAAATTAGAGCTTCGATTTGTCCACCTAGCGAGAAAGACAGACACCATCA GAAAGTACATCACAACATAGGAGAGCCAGAGGGCAGTGCCAAAGATGCAGCACCAGGAGGGGGACATCATCAGGCTGGCCCAGGACAAGGAGGAGATGAAG GTGAAACTGCTGGAGCTGCAGGATCTGGTGTTGCGGCTTGGTGGCAACCACAACGAGGGGCATGGCAAATTCCTGGCCGCTGCCCAGAACCCTGCTGATGATTGCGCTCCAGGTGCCCAAGCCCCCCGGAGCCTGGGGCTGCTGACAAGCAGCAGGGTGAGTAGAG CTGACAGCCTGGAGCCTGCACCAGGAGTGGCCAGGGAGGTTTGTCCCCACGACGACCCCACTGCACAGCAGCTCATGCAGCTGCTTCCTGAGATGCAGGACCCCCAGGAGCACCCAGACTTGGACAGCAACCCCTTCATGCCATTCTT TCAGGCTGCCAAGAACAGGGAGCTAAACATCACCATCATCTAA